A region of Streptomyces cinnamoneus DNA encodes the following proteins:
- a CDS encoding enoyl-CoA hydratase/isomerase family protein — MSVRREVRPDGVALLTLDRPERHNAIDLATAGQLTEAWRAFRFDDAVRAVVLTGAGERAFCTGIDRSAVVPQPASPYSLDDPLLGIGPKSADLWKPVIAAVGGMACGGAFYLLGEAEFVVASENATFFDPHVSYGMVSAFETVHMAQRMPFGEAARMALTGTAERLSARRAYEVGLVSELTPPGGATAAALRAAAVIASWPAEPVQGTVRALWAAREAARQHALALAPHLISLGNLPPAAQADLFEGRGRDYRVR, encoded by the coding sequence GTGAGCGTCCGCAGGGAGGTCCGCCCGGACGGCGTCGCGCTCCTCACCCTCGACCGGCCCGAGCGTCACAACGCCATCGACCTCGCCACCGCCGGGCAACTGACCGAAGCGTGGCGCGCGTTCCGCTTCGACGATGCCGTGCGCGCCGTCGTTCTCACCGGCGCCGGGGAGCGGGCGTTCTGCACGGGGATCGACCGTTCGGCCGTCGTGCCCCAGCCCGCCTCGCCCTATTCCCTGGACGATCCCCTCCTGGGCATCGGCCCCAAGTCGGCCGACCTCTGGAAGCCCGTCATCGCCGCGGTCGGGGGCATGGCCTGCGGCGGGGCGTTCTATCTCCTGGGGGAGGCGGAGTTCGTCGTGGCCTCCGAGAACGCGACCTTCTTCGATCCGCACGTCTCCTACGGCATGGTCAGCGCCTTCGAGACCGTGCACATGGCCCAGCGCATGCCGTTCGGCGAGGCGGCGCGGATGGCGCTGACGGGGACCGCCGAGCGCCTCTCCGCGCGGCGTGCCTACGAGGTGGGTCTCGTCTCCGAGCTGACCCCGCCCGGCGGGGCCACGGCCGCGGCCCTCCGCGCCGCCGCCGTCATCGCCTCCTGGCCGGCCGAACCCGTGCAGGGCACCGTGAGGGCGCTGTGGGCGGCCAGGGAGGCGGCCCGACAGCACGCCCTCGCCCTGGCCCCGCACCTGATCTCCCTGGGCAACCTTCCCCCCGCCGCCCAGGCGGACCTGTTCGAGGGGCGCGGCCGGGACTACCGCGTGCGCTGA
- a CDS encoding serine/threonine-protein kinase, protein MVEQLTQHDPRRIGPFEVLGRLGAGGMGLVYLARSASGRRVAIKTVRTELAEDQLFRVRFTREVEAARAVSGFYTAAVVDADPRAAVPWLATAYVPAPSLEEIITECGPLPAQAVRWLAAGVAEALQSIHGAGLVHRDLKPSNVLVVEDGPRVIDFGIASGVSNTRLTMTNVAVGTPAYMSPEQARDSRSVTGASDIFSLGSTLVFAATGHAPFHGANPVETVFMLLREGPDLSGLPDELRPLIDSCMQMAAENRPSPADLQAQLAPHLFASGGGDDSGTASAWLPDNAVSLIEQRRAGHRPAAAGQAGGRGRVSAPPRPTQPPAPEPVAAHEPPAGRAPAAWGSAHAGSGATGRSGAVGAPDPRGGLSGPHGVPAGALPGAAHGRHAGAPAAAPDGTVRLAGSQVPIGPGPRVADAREPHDRAAGATTGWVRPPAGASAAALPGQPPAPAPAPAPAPDGATNPQADPGRWRPWRFRMSNDVWGTPVVAGDLLYVTSFEVHALDVASGRRQFKTRDVAWAMAVADGRIHASDGPTLYALDAADGAERWRLSTDGWVYSLKADRGTIVTGTRGGGVQAWEAANGELLWEMSGAQTDFETPDCGPQVHDGTVYVWADARLRALEARTGVERWSYPVGDAPSCGGVPVRLLAAPDGVVYVAAGTRVLAIDVARGDVRWRFEAPAVFLSPPAFAPGPSVTGGGVYVADYLGTVYALDAATGRDRWRIATEARQSAEPVLVAAGAVHLGSGGALYTLDAVTGTPRWRFAAGGDIVGAPVVADGRVHFGSADHCLYTVDAAGGQLRWKLATGGEITGSPVATGGVVYACSKDRCVYALDAAKGTGAQRTR, encoded by the coding sequence GTGGTGGAGCAGCTTACGCAGCACGACCCGAGACGGATCGGCCCGTTCGAGGTGCTCGGCCGACTCGGTGCCGGCGGCATGGGGCTGGTCTATCTCGCCCGCTCGGCATCCGGCCGGCGGGTGGCGATCAAGACGGTGCGGACGGAGCTCGCGGAGGACCAGCTCTTCCGTGTGCGCTTCACCCGTGAGGTGGAAGCGGCCCGAGCCGTCAGCGGCTTCTACACCGCCGCCGTGGTCGACGCCGACCCCAGGGCGGCCGTGCCGTGGCTGGCCACCGCGTACGTGCCCGCGCCCTCGCTCGAGGAGATCATCACCGAGTGCGGCCCGCTGCCCGCCCAGGCGGTGCGCTGGCTGGCTGCCGGGGTCGCCGAGGCGCTGCAGTCCATCCACGGCGCGGGGCTGGTCCACCGGGACCTGAAGCCCTCCAACGTGCTCGTGGTCGAGGACGGGCCGCGCGTCATCGACTTCGGCATCGCCTCGGGCGTCTCCAACACCCGGCTGACCATGACCAACGTCGCCGTCGGCACGCCCGCGTACATGTCACCGGAGCAGGCCCGGGACTCCCGCAGCGTCACCGGCGCCAGCGACATCTTCTCCCTCGGCTCCACGCTGGTCTTCGCCGCGACCGGACACGCCCCCTTCCACGGCGCGAACCCCGTCGAGACCGTCTTCATGCTGCTGCGCGAGGGCCCGGACCTGAGCGGCCTCCCCGACGAGCTGCGCCCCCTCATCGACTCCTGCATGCAGATGGCGGCCGAGAACCGGCCGAGCCCGGCCGACCTCCAGGCGCAGCTCGCCCCGCACCTGTTCGCCTCCGGTGGTGGCGACGACAGCGGTACGGCCTCCGCGTGGCTGCCCGACAACGCCGTCTCCCTGATCGAGCAGCGCCGTGCCGGGCACCGCCCCGCCGCGGCCGGCCAGGCGGGCGGCCGTGGCCGCGTGAGCGCGCCGCCCCGGCCCACCCAGCCGCCGGCCCCCGAGCCCGTGGCCGCCCACGAGCCCCCGGCCGGCCGCGCCCCCGCCGCCTGGGGCTCCGCACACGCCGGAAGCGGCGCCACCGGCCGCTCCGGCGCCGTCGGCGCGCCCGACCCCCGCGGTGGCCTGAGCGGACCGCACGGCGTTCCGGCAGGCGCCCTCCCCGGCGCCGCCCACGGACGTCACGCCGGGGCGCCCGCGGCGGCCCCCGACGGGACCGTGCGCCTGGCCGGGTCGCAGGTGCCGATCGGCCCCGGGCCGCGGGTCGCCGACGCGCGCGAGCCCCACGACCGGGCCGCCGGAGCCACGACCGGATGGGTGCGCCCGCCGGCCGGGGCCTCCGCCGCCGCCCTGCCGGGCCAGCCGCCCGCCCCGGCCCCCGCCCCCGCACCCGCGCCGGACGGCGCCACCAATCCGCAGGCCGACCCCGGTCGTTGGCGGCCGTGGCGCTTCCGGATGTCCAACGACGTCTGGGGCACGCCGGTCGTCGCCGGTGACCTGCTGTACGTCACGTCCTTCGAGGTGCACGCCCTCGACGTGGCCAGCGGTCGCCGCCAGTTCAAGACGCGGGACGTCGCCTGGGCGATGGCCGTCGCCGACGGCCGCATACACGCCTCCGACGGGCCGACGCTCTACGCGCTGGACGCCGCGGACGGCGCCGAGCGGTGGCGGCTGTCCACGGACGGCTGGGTCTACTCCCTGAAGGCCGACCGGGGCACCATCGTCACGGGCACCCGCGGCGGCGGCGTCCAGGCATGGGAGGCCGCCAACGGCGAGCTGCTGTGGGAGATGAGCGGCGCCCAGACCGACTTCGAGACGCCCGACTGCGGACCGCAGGTCCACGACGGCACGGTCTACGTATGGGCGGACGCGCGCCTGCGGGCCCTGGAGGCGCGTACGGGCGTCGAGCGCTGGTCGTATCCCGTCGGTGACGCGCCGTCGTGCGGCGGTGTGCCGGTGCGGCTGCTGGCGGCGCCGGACGGCGTCGTCTACGTGGCCGCGGGCACGCGCGTGCTGGCCATCGACGTGGCGCGGGGTGACGTGCGCTGGCGGTTCGAGGCCCCGGCGGTCTTCCTGAGCCCGCCGGCGTTCGCGCCGGGCCCCTCCGTGACCGGTGGCGGCGTCTACGTCGCCGACTACCTGGGCACGGTGTACGCCCTCGACGCCGCCACCGGCCGTGACCGCTGGCGCATCGCCACGGAGGCCCGCCAGTCGGCCGAGCCGGTGCTGGTCGCCGCGGGCGCCGTGCACCTGGGCAGTGGCGGGGCGCTGTACACGCTGGACGCCGTCACGGGCACGCCCAGGTGGCGCTTCGCGGCCGGCGGCGACATCGTCGGCGCCCCCGTCGTCGCGGACGGCCGGGTCCACTTCGGCTCCGCGGACCACTGCCTGTACACCGTGGACGCGGCAGGCGGTCAGCTGCGCTGGAAGCTCGCCACCGGCGGGGAGATCACGGGCTCCCCGGTGGCGACGGGCGGCGTGGTGTACGCCTGCAGCAAGGACCGCTGCGTCTACGCCCTGGACGCGGCCAAGGGCACGGGGGCTCAGCGCACGCGGTAG
- a CDS encoding VOC family protein, which translates to MSTATDGIQAGMPCWVDAMLSDVEAGKRFYGELFGWTFEDAGSEYGHYTHAFHDGKNVAALAPKPDGRMPTTWSVYFASDDATATAGRIRAAGGQIVTGPVAVGPFGTMLMAADPGGAVFGVWQAGSHKGFEKRGEPGSYGWAEVWTWDAKAVDPFYEAVFGFNVYDVSEEASVDFAIWTPGGAGGGAESAVGGRVVMDDRYPKEMPAHFLTYFVVEDCDAVVRAVQRMRGRVRREPQDTPYGRFAVVADDQGADFAVIDLSQPERPEGE; encoded by the coding sequence ATGAGCACAGCCACGGACGGAATCCAGGCGGGCATGCCGTGCTGGGTGGATGCCATGCTCTCGGACGTCGAGGCGGGCAAGCGCTTCTACGGCGAGCTCTTCGGGTGGACGTTCGAGGACGCCGGCAGTGAGTACGGGCACTACACCCACGCCTTCCACGACGGCAAGAACGTGGCGGCGCTCGCCCCCAAGCCGGACGGTCGCATGCCGACGACCTGGTCCGTCTACTTCGCCTCGGACGACGCGACGGCCACCGCCGGGCGGATCCGGGCCGCCGGCGGCCAGATCGTCACGGGACCCGTGGCCGTCGGCCCGTTCGGCACGATGCTGATGGCGGCCGATCCCGGGGGAGCGGTCTTCGGCGTCTGGCAGGCGGGCAGCCACAAGGGCTTCGAGAAGCGGGGCGAGCCGGGCTCGTACGGCTGGGCCGAGGTGTGGACCTGGGACGCGAAGGCGGTCGACCCCTTCTACGAGGCGGTCTTCGGCTTCAACGTCTACGACGTGAGCGAGGAGGCGTCCGTCGACTTCGCCATCTGGACGCCCGGCGGGGCGGGGGGCGGGGCGGAGAGCGCGGTGGGCGGCCGGGTCGTCATGGACGACCGGTACCCCAAGGAGATGCCCGCCCACTTCCTGACCTATTTCGTGGTCGAGGACTGCGACGCCGTGGTGCGTGCCGTGCAGCGGATGCGCGGGCGGGTGCGCAGGGAGCCGCAGGACACCCCGTACGGGCGTTTCGCGGTGGTCGCCGACGACCAAGGAGCCGATTTCGCCGTCATCGACCTGTCGCAGCCCGAGCGGCCGGAAGGCGAATAG
- a CDS encoding TetR family transcriptional regulator, translating into MTGQVRTVDGRVAGRRGQATRQKLLDCLGEMLSSSPYRDVKVIDVARKAGTSPATFYQYFPDVEGAVLEIAEEMAKEGASLTELVASRSWVGRSGWQAAEELVDGFLGFWRKHDAILRVVDLGAAEGDKRFYKIRMKILNAVTNSLTDSVKELQSKGKVDKDVNPAAVAGSLVAMLAAVASHQKGFQSWGVKQAELKPNLALLVHLGITGKKPTK; encoded by the coding sequence ATGACAGGACAAGTACGCACCGTCGACGGCCGCGTGGCCGGTCGGCGAGGGCAGGCCACGCGGCAGAAGCTGCTGGACTGCCTCGGTGAAATGCTCAGCTCGTCCCCCTACCGCGACGTCAAGGTCATCGACGTCGCCCGCAAGGCCGGAACCTCCCCCGCGACCTTCTACCAGTACTTCCCCGACGTCGAGGGCGCCGTCCTGGAGATCGCCGAGGAGATGGCCAAGGAAGGCGCGAGCCTGACCGAACTGGTCGCGAGCCGCTCGTGGGTCGGCAGGTCCGGCTGGCAGGCGGCCGAGGAACTCGTCGACGGCTTCCTGGGCTTCTGGCGCAAGCACGACGCCATCCTGCGCGTGGTCGACCTCGGCGCGGCCGAGGGCGACAAGCGGTTCTACAAGATCCGCATGAAGATCCTCAACGCCGTCACCAACTCCCTGACGGACTCCGTCAAGGAGCTCCAGTCCAAGGGCAAGGTGGACAAGGACGTCAACCCGGCGGCCGTGGCGGGTTCGCTGGTCGCGATGCTCGCCGCTGTGGCCTCCCACCAGAAGGGCTTCCAGAGCTGGGGCGTCAAGCAGGCCGAACTCAAGCCCAACCTCGCGCTGCTGGTTCATCTGGGCATCACCGGCAAGAAGCCGACCAAGTAG
- a CDS encoding nitroreductase family deazaflavin-dependent oxidoreductase → MTGVERVVQKVSSTRSFARVAPHFVPAIDRAVHRLTRGRVLLSASLLPGAVLVSTGAKSGLTRRTPLACIPADPADSAWLLVGSNFGRPGHPAWTANLLAHPDVEINWRGRDIPVRARLLSGAEREGAWATALAFWPPYARYQERVEREIRLFRLDRR, encoded by the coding sequence ATGACTGGCGTCGAACGCGTGGTCCAGAAGGTCTCCTCGACCCGTTCGTTCGCACGGGTGGCACCGCATTTCGTACCGGCGATCGACCGTGCTGTGCACCGGTTGACGCGCGGCAGAGTGCTGTTGAGCGCGAGTCTGCTGCCCGGGGCGGTGCTCGTCTCGACCGGGGCGAAGAGCGGTCTGACGCGCCGGACCCCGCTCGCGTGCATTCCGGCGGACCCTGCGGACAGTGCCTGGCTCCTGGTCGGCAGCAACTTCGGCCGGCCCGGCCACCCCGCGTGGACGGCGAACCTGCTGGCTCATCCGGACGTGGAGATCAACTGGCGGGGACGGGACATCCCGGTGCGGGCACGTCTGTTGAGCGGTGCGGAGAGGGAGGGGGCGTGGGCGACAGCGCTCGCTTTCTGGCCTCCGTACGCCCGCTACCAGGAACGCGTGGAGCGTGAGATCCGGCTCTTCAGACTGGACCGGCGGTAG
- a CDS encoding acyl-CoA dehydrogenase family protein, whose protein sequence is MDAAFSEEQAGIRAALRELLLKRCGVAEVRAAVLTPAGHDEGLWRQLAERLGLAGLAVEQRYGGVGCGPTELALAGEETGRALLPSPLLATTALATPLIASLGTTEQRAELLPRLASGELTAALALPGAPLPVALGLVGPEGAAPPVGGRAGGVQARRTPDGWRLYGEAGQVLDGHSAGLLIVAAHTGGYVDGRALLFLVRPAEARGVVRARLTVMDETRPQARVQLRDVRAELLGARERDAWGVLAALGGPVAAVLAAEAVGVADAALERTVGYARVREQFGRPIGSFQAVKHRLADLHVAVQGARSAAYYAAWAAGGGQPPSGAAAVGGLALAQALETAWTVTGEAIQLHGGIGVTWEHDVQLYFKRAASDALLFGPVHRLRARAAEAAGLFAVTDEREAVVL, encoded by the coding sequence ATGGACGCCGCGTTCAGCGAGGAACAGGCCGGGATCCGGGCTGCCCTGCGTGAGTTGTTGCTCAAGCGCTGTGGCGTCGCGGAGGTCAGGGCGGCGGTGCTGACCCCGGCCGGCCATGACGAGGGGCTCTGGCGGCAGCTGGCCGAGCGGCTGGGGCTGGCAGGGCTGGCGGTGGAGCAGCGGTACGGCGGGGTGGGATGCGGGCCCACGGAGCTGGCGCTGGCCGGTGAGGAGACCGGACGCGCGCTCCTGCCCTCGCCGCTGCTCGCGACGACGGCTCTGGCCACCCCGCTCATCGCCTCCCTCGGCACCACGGAGCAGCGCGCGGAGCTGTTGCCCCGCCTGGCCTCGGGTGAGCTCACCGCGGCCCTCGCCCTGCCCGGCGCGCCCCTGCCGGTGGCACTCGGCCTGGTCGGCCCTGAGGGCGCCGCCCCGCCTGTGGGCGGCCGGGCCGGTGGCGTACAGGCGCGGCGCACCCCGGACGGCTGGCGGCTGTACGGGGAGGCCGGGCAGGTGCTGGACGGGCACAGCGCCGGGCTGCTGATCGTCGCCGCGCACACCGGCGGCTACGTCGACGGGCGTGCGCTGCTCTTCCTCGTACGCCCGGCAGAGGCCCGCGGTGTGGTCCGGGCCCGGCTGACGGTGATGGACGAGACGCGCCCCCAGGCCCGTGTCCAGTTGCGGGACGTCCGGGCGGAGCTGCTCGGCGCGCGGGAGCGCGACGCGTGGGGCGTGCTGGCGGCCCTGGGCGGGCCGGTGGCCGCGGTGCTCGCGGCGGAGGCCGTGGGGGTGGCGGACGCGGCGCTGGAGCGGACTGTGGGGTACGCGCGCGTGCGGGAGCAGTTCGGCAGGCCGATCGGGTCCTTCCAGGCCGTCAAGCACCGGCTGGCGGATCTGCACGTGGCGGTGCAGGGCGCCCGTTCGGCGGCGTACTACGCGGCCTGGGCCGCCGGCGGGGGACAGCCGCCGTCGGGTGCCGCGGCCGTCGGGGGGCTCGCGCTGGCGCAGGCGCTGGAGACGGCGTGGACGGTCACCGGGGAGGCGATCCAGCTGCACGGAGGCATCGGGGTGACGTGGGAGCACGATGTGCAGCTGTACTTCAAACGAGCTGCTTCGGACGCGCTGCTGTTCGGCCCCGTGCACCGCCTGCGGGCGCGTGCGGCGGAGGCCGCCGGGCTGTTTGCGGTGACGGACGAGAGGGAAGCGGTGGTGCTGTGA
- a CDS encoding thiolase C-terminal domain-containing protein, which produces MTPGKRKVAVVGVALADCGRLDTVTPYALHAQAARRALADSGLDRSVIDGFASTGLGTLAPVEVADYLGLRPSWVDSTSVGGATWEVMASHATDAIAAGHANAVLLVYGSTARADIKAGRRTSHLSFGTSGPAQFEAPYGHTLIAKYAMAARRHMHQYGTTVEQLADIAVQARTNAAHNPHALYRTPLSVDDVLSGPLIADPFTTLHCCVRSDGGCAVLLAAEEYTTDAARPPVWVLGTGTAVSHSAMSEWEDFTVTPAAVSGRLAFERAGVTPRDIDVAQLYDAFTYMTLVTLEDLGFCAKGEGGTFASGGRLTTGGALPVNTDGGGLSACHPGMRGLFLLVEAVRQLRGEAEEGRQVHRPDGRLPQLAVASGTGGWFCSSGTVVLGRDRP; this is translated from the coding sequence ATGACTCCAGGCAAGCGCAAGGTCGCTGTCGTCGGCGTCGCCCTCGCGGACTGCGGCCGTCTCGACACGGTCACGCCCTACGCCCTGCACGCCCAGGCCGCCCGACGCGCCCTCGCCGACTCCGGGCTCGACCGGAGCGTCATCGACGGCTTCGCGTCCACCGGCCTCGGCACGCTCGCCCCCGTCGAAGTCGCTGACTACCTGGGGCTGCGGCCCTCGTGGGTCGACTCGACCTCCGTCGGCGGAGCGACCTGGGAAGTCATGGCCTCCCACGCGACCGACGCCATCGCGGCGGGCCACGCCAACGCCGTGCTCCTGGTCTACGGCTCCACCGCCCGCGCCGACATCAAAGCCGGTCGCCGCACCTCCCATCTCTCCTTCGGCACCAGCGGACCCGCCCAGTTCGAGGCGCCCTACGGCCACACCCTCATCGCGAAGTACGCGATGGCCGCACGCCGCCACATGCACCAGTACGGCACCACGGTGGAGCAGTTGGCCGACATCGCCGTCCAGGCCCGCACCAACGCCGCCCACAATCCCCACGCCCTCTACCGCACCCCCCTCTCCGTCGACGACGTCCTCTCCGGCCCGCTGATCGCCGACCCGTTCACCACACTCCACTGCTGCGTACGCTCGGACGGCGGCTGCGCGGTCCTGCTGGCGGCGGAGGAGTACACCACCGACGCCGCACGGCCCCCGGTCTGGGTCCTGGGCACCGGCACGGCCGTCTCCCACAGCGCCATGTCCGAGTGGGAGGACTTCACCGTCACCCCCGCCGCCGTCTCCGGCCGCCTGGCCTTCGAGCGGGCCGGCGTCACCCCCCGGGACATCGACGTGGCGCAGCTGTACGACGCCTTCACCTACATGACGCTGGTGACGCTGGAGGACCTGGGCTTCTGCGCGAAGGGCGAGGGCGGCACGTTCGCGTCCGGGGGCCGGCTGACGACCGGCGGCGCCCTGCCGGTCAACACCGACGGGGGCGGCCTGTCGGCCTGCCACCCCGGGATGCGGGGCCTCTTCCTCCTGGTCGAAGCCGTGCGCCAGCTACGCGGCGAGGCGGAGGAGGGACGCCAGGTCCACCGGCCGGACGGCCGGCTCCCCCAGCTCGCGGTGGCCTCGGGAACGGGCGGCTGGTTCTGCTCGTCGGGGACCGTCGTCCTGGGACGGGACCGACCCTGA
- a CDS encoding Zn-ribbon domain-containing OB-fold protein: MGEIPRFDVPEVDDFTRPYWDAAAAERLLIRRCRAVGCGAAHHYPREVCPRCWGEEVVWEQASGRAVLYTWSVVHRNDLSPFASRLPYTPAVVELEEGPRMMSEVVGCSEGALRVGMPLVVAFRRDPAVPSHPVVPVFRPVGEGG; this comes from the coding sequence ATGGGAGAGATACCGCGCTTTGACGTGCCGGAGGTGGACGACTTCACCCGGCCGTACTGGGACGCGGCCGCCGCGGAGCGGCTGCTGATACGCCGCTGCCGGGCGGTGGGGTGCGGGGCGGCGCACCACTACCCACGGGAGGTCTGCCCGCGGTGCTGGGGTGAGGAGGTCGTCTGGGAGCAGGCGAGCGGCCGGGCCGTGCTGTACACGTGGTCCGTCGTGCACAGGAACGACCTGTCGCCCTTCGCTTCCCGCCTCCCCTACACACCCGCCGTCGTCGAGCTGGAGGAGGGGCCGCGCATGATGAGCGAGGTCGTCGGTTGCTCCGAGGGCGCACTGCGGGTGGGGATGCCGCTGGTGGTGGCCTTCCGCAGGGATCCGGCGGTCCCGTCACACCCGGTGGTGCCGGTGTTCCGGCCGGTGGGCGAGGGCGGCTGA